A DNA window from Paraclostridium bifermentans contains the following coding sequences:
- a CDS encoding iron ABC transporter ATP-binding protein gives MIQVENLIKKYSNKNVVDKVSINIEKGKITSFIGPNGAGKSTVLSMITRLMKKDNGEVLIDGKRLEEWDNKELSKKIAILKQSNNINLKLTIRELVSFGRYPHSEGRLTKEDDKYIDEAIDFMKLKDIQNKYLDELSGGQRQRAYIAMVIAQNTEYVFLDEPLNNLDMKHSVEMMKVLRNLCDELGKTVVLVMHDINYTSCYSDYIVALKDGKIANHGKTQDIINKEVLEGIYDMEFDIREINGDKICVYF, from the coding sequence ATGATACAAGTAGAGAACTTAATAAAAAAATATTCAAATAAAAATGTTGTTGATAAAGTATCTATAAATATAGAAAAAGGCAAGATAACTTCATTTATAGGGCCAAATGGAGCTGGAAAGAGTACAGTTTTATCGATGATAACTAGGCTAATGAAAAAGGATAACGGAGAAGTTCTAATAGATGGCAAGAGATTAGAAGAGTGGGATAACAAAGAGTTGTCTAAAAAAATAGCTATATTAAAACAATCAAATAATATAAATTTAAAACTTACAATTAGAGAGCTAGTTAGCTTTGGAAGATATCCTCACAGCGAAGGCAGATTAACAAAAGAAGATGATAAATATATAGATGAAGCTATAGATTTTATGAAATTAAAAGATATTCAAAACAAATATTTAGATGAATTAAGTGGAGGTCAAAGACAAAGGGCCTACATAGCGATGGTAATAGCGCAAAACACTGAATATGTATTTCTAGATGAACCACTTAATAACTTAGATATGAAACATTCTGTTGAAATGATGAAAGTTCTTAGAAACTTATGTGATGAATTAGGAAAAACTGTTGTATTAGTTATGCATGACATAAATTACACATCCTGTTATTCTGACTATATAGTAGCATTGAAAGATGGTAAAATTGCTAATCACGGGAAAACACAAGATATAATCAATAAAGAAGTTTTAGAAGGTATATATGATATGGAATTTGATATTAGAGAAATAAACGGAGATAAGATTTGTGTTTATTTCTAA
- a CDS encoding iron chelate uptake ABC transporter family permease subunit — MQQLSTLEKEINIKINLKSKLYILGALIVIFSALFLTVGVNFDHIDYAMSQRIPKLIAIVITGGCIAFSSIIFQTITNNNILTPSVLGLDSLYVLIQTVIVFLLGVESSFITNKSSNFLLSSSLMILASFVLYKKLFERSNNNVFFLLLVGMIFGTLFKSMSTFMQVVIDPNEYAALQNSLYASFSNVNTEILMMSVIMIIAIIPFIYDELKMLDVISLGKDHAINLGVNYDKAVKKLIIVVAMLVSISTALVGPITFLGLLVVNVAKQLFKTYKHTYLISASILISILTLVVGQFLVERVFTFTTTISVIINFIGGLYFIYLLLKESKNQ; from the coding sequence ATGCAACAGCTTAGCACTTTAGAAAAAGAGATAAATATAAAGATAAACTTAAAAAGTAAACTATACATATTAGGGGCTCTAATCGTAATTTTTTCAGCATTATTTTTAACTGTAGGAGTTAATTTTGATCACATAGATTATGCTATGAGCCAAAGGATACCTAAACTTATAGCAATTGTTATAACTGGGGGGTGTATAGCTTTTTCATCAATCATATTTCAAACTATAACAAATAATAATATACTAACGCCAAGTGTACTAGGATTAGACTCATTATATGTTTTAATTCAAACGGTAATAGTATTTTTATTAGGAGTGGAAAGCTCGTTTATAACTAACAAAAGTTCTAACTTTTTACTATCATCATCACTAATGATTTTAGCATCTTTTGTTCTTTACAAAAAACTGTTTGAAAGATCTAACAATAATGTTTTTTTCTTACTACTTGTTGGTATGATATTTGGAACCTTATTTAAAAGTATGTCTACATTTATGCAAGTAGTTATAGATCCAAATGAATATGCTGCACTTCAAAATAGTTTATATGCTAGTTTTAGTAATGTAAATACAGAAATCTTGATGATGTCAGTGATAATGATTATAGCTATTATACCATTTATATATGATGAACTTAAAATGTTAGATGTAATATCTTTGGGAAAAGATCATGCAATAAATTTAGGTGTAAATTATGATAAAGCTGTAAAAAAATTAATAATAGTTGTGGCTATGTTAGTTTCAATATCAACTGCTTTAGTTGGACCTATAACATTTTTAGGACTTTTGGTTGTAAATGTAGCAAAGCAGTTATTTAAAACATACAAGCACACATACTTGATAAGTGCATCAATTTTAATAAGTATATTAACTTTAGTAGTAGGTCAGTTTTTAGTGGAAAGAGTATTCACATTTACAACTACTATAAGTGTAATTATAAACTTTATAGGTGGATTATACTTTATATACTTGTTATTAAAGGAGAGTAAAAATCAATGA
- a CDS encoding GNAT family N-acetyltransferase has translation MKDSIYPQMKIIETDKYILRPICVEDAISMFEYYSQDKVVKYLPIKTHKSIVETKRFIRNYFINSYKKGNVNHWAIIDKKNNKLIGNIGLNNVSNKDKEAEIGICINPIYWGNDIATDLTKYSLMYGFKVLNLEKITATTYEENPRTRKSLESLGFKYVKTYDKKMKISNSMKMVKCDKYELYRKNYILSRYID, from the coding sequence ATGAAAGATTCTATATATCCTCAAATGAAAATAATAGAAACTGATAAATATATATTAAGACCTATATGTGTAGAAGATGCAATAAGTATGTTTGAGTATTACAGCCAGGATAAAGTAGTTAAATATTTACCTATAAAAACTCATAAATCAATAGTTGAGACAAAAAGATTTATAAGGAATTACTTTATAAATAGTTATAAAAAAGGAAATGTAAATCACTGGGCTATAATAGATAAAAAGAATAATAAATTGATTGGAAATATAGGTCTTAACAATGTGTCTAATAAAGATAAAGAGGCTGAAATTGGTATATGTATAAACCCTATTTACTGGGGAAATGATATAGCAACAGATTTGACTAAGTATTCTTTAATGTATGGATTTAAGGTTTTAAATTTAGAAAAGATAACCGCGACTACATATGAAGAAAATCCTAGAACTAGAAAATCTTTAGAAAGCTTAGGTTTTAAATATGTAAAAACTTATGATAAAAAGATGAAAATTTCAAATTCCATGAAAATGGTAAAATGTGATAAGTACGAATTGTATAGGAAGAATTATATACTATCCAGATATATAGATTAA
- a CDS encoding siderophore ABC transporter substrate-binding protein — protein sequence MNKKVALISGIVIVGLIGGTLLFGSKKNDKTSEQNNHVIKIEHALGTTEVKENPKKVVVFDYAALDAIKTLGVEGVVGTAQSSSMPPYLSQYESSEYANVGGLKEPDLEKINELKPDLIIINGRQHSFYDKLSEIAPTISLAKEDGKYMESFTHNMKVLGDIFNKEDQVDSELKKINEKIEDINKEVTKNGYKATTLMVSDGNLSAFGSDSRFGMIYNNLGFKNTDSNLKSADHGQDISFEYVSSQDADYMFVIDKSVIASDKNQKPAKEILNNDLVNKTDAAKNGNIVYLDTHSWYLSDGGFISTNTMLDEVDKAIDNK from the coding sequence ATGAACAAAAAAGTGGCGTTAATATCAGGAATTGTTATAGTTGGTTTAATAGGAGGAACATTATTGTTTGGATCTAAGAAAAATGATAAAACTAGCGAACAAAACAATCATGTTATAAAAATTGAACATGCACTTGGAACAACAGAGGTAAAAGAAAACCCTAAAAAGGTAGTAGTATTTGACTATGCAGCATTAGATGCTATAAAAACTTTAGGAGTAGAAGGTGTAGTAGGAACGGCTCAAAGTTCATCTATGCCACCTTACTTAAGTCAATATGAATCTAGTGAATATGCAAATGTAGGAGGTCTTAAAGAACCAGATTTAGAAAAAATAAATGAACTTAAGCCAGACTTAATAATAATAAATGGAAGACAACATAGCTTCTATGATAAGCTAAGTGAAATAGCTCCAACGATATCTTTAGCTAAAGAAGATGGAAAATATATGGAATCTTTTACACATAACATGAAAGTATTAGGAGACATATTTAATAAAGAGGACCAAGTAGATTCAGAATTAAAGAAAATAAATGAAAAAATAGAAGATATAAATAAAGAAGTTACTAAAAACGGATACAAAGCAACAACATTAATGGTAAGTGATGGAAATTTAAGTGCTTTTGGATCTGATTCAAGATTTGGAATGATATATAATAATCTTGGATTTAAAAATACGGACAGTAATTTAAAATCTGCAGACCACGGTCAAGATATATCATTTGAGTATGTATCAAGTCAAGATGCTGACTACATGTTTGTTATAGATAAATCAGTTATAGCAAGTGATAAAAATCAAAAGCCAGCTAAAGAGATATTAAATAATGATTTAGTAAATAAAACTGATGCTGCTAAAAATGGAAACATAGTATACTTAGATACTCATTCTTGGTACTTAAGTGATGGTGGATTTATATCTACAAATACTATGTTAGATGAAGTAGATAAAGCGATAGATAATAAATAA
- a CDS encoding beta- N-acetylglucosaminidase, whose protein sequence is MNKKIAIATLAFMPLTATNVFASGQEGIVTAPSLNVRSEPSTGSSFLFSIKQNEKVTILESQDGWYKIKAGNGNSGWASSEYIKTDLNQNNQSESKRTVTADVLNMRSGASTSYRTIAKIKKGTEVELISESNGWSKIKYEGRIGYASSEFLSNENNIKPSEKPSTNQNTDANSNNNTNETKTIGKTKVVTATSLNVRSGPSTSNGVIGSLKQNDKVEVISESNGWSKVKFSVKEGYVSSAYLKDSNGGNTGGSENPNPTPGKTKVVTATSLNVRSGPSTSNSVIGSLKQNDKVEVISESNGWSKVKFSGKEGYVSSTYLKDADGGNTGGGSETPNPTPGKTKVVTATSLNVRSGPSTSNSVIASLKQNDKVEVISESNGWSKVKFSVKEGYVSSTYLKDADGGNTGGGSETPSTANTKTVLATSLNVRSGPSTSNSVIGSLKQNDKVEVISESNGWSKVKFSGKEGYVSSIYLKDSDSGNTGGGSETPNPSNNKIVTATSLNVRSGPATSNSVIGSLRQNEVVEVISESNGWSKIKFNGKEGYVSSDYLKDYSGGSTGGGGSSEVVDGATVNNTPVSYTLTQHINQQVTKGNGNMIASRGFVQASRSDIEHYINPSNFTGSKSSMLQFLRLDSYKGGITASELNGYLNSLSPTSGGSNVFYNQGQAFINAAQKHNIDLVYLVGHSMLETGYGRSTLAQGQVLTSYQGKPLPQPVKVYNFFGIGAFDGTANLSGAEAAYKNGWTTVEKTIDGSAKWLSSNYIHSSKYGQNTLYKMRWSYENLWHQYATDVNWANAISGVMNKLVGMYDTTSNLVYEVPVHKK, encoded by the coding sequence TTGAATAAAAAAATAGCAATAGCTACGCTTGCATTCATGCCATTGACAGCTACAAATGTATTTGCATCTGGGCAGGAAGGTATTGTAACAGCTCCATCATTAAATGTAAGAAGTGAACCTTCAACAGGAAGTTCTTTTCTTTTTTCTATTAAGCAAAATGAAAAAGTAACTATATTAGAAAGCCAAGATGGATGGTATAAAATAAAAGCAGGAAATGGAAATTCTGGCTGGGCTTCTAGTGAGTATATAAAAACAGACCTTAATCAAAATAACCAATCAGAATCCAAAAGAACAGTTACAGCAGATGTGCTTAATATGAGAAGCGGAGCATCTACAAGCTATAGAACAATAGCTAAAATAAAAAAAGGAACAGAAGTCGAATTAATATCAGAGAGTAATGGCTGGTCAAAGATTAAGTATGAGGGAAGAATCGGATATGCATCAAGTGAGTTTCTATCAAATGAGAATAATATAAAACCAAGTGAAAAACCAAGTACTAATCAAAATACAGATGCAAATTCTAATAATAATACAAATGAAACTAAAACAATAGGAAAAACAAAAGTAGTAACAGCAACATCATTAAATGTGAGAAGTGGGCCATCAACAAGTAATGGTGTAATAGGGTCATTAAAACAAAATGATAAAGTAGAAGTAATATCAGAAAGTAATGGCTGGTCGAAAGTTAAGTTCAGCGTAAAAGAAGGATATGTATCAAGTGCATATTTAAAAGACTCTAATGGTGGAAATACTGGAGGAAGTGAAAATCCAAATCCAACACCAGGAAAAACAAAAGTAGTAACAGCAACATCACTAAATGTGAGAAGTGGACCATCAACAAGTAACAGTGTAATAGGATCATTAAAACAAAATGATAAAGTAGAAGTAATATCAGAAAGTAATGGCTGGTCGAAAGTTAAGTTCAGCGGAAAAGAAGGATATGTATCAAGTACATATTTAAAAGATGCTGATGGTGGAAATACTGGTGGAGGAAGTGAAACTCCAAATCCAACACCAGGAAAAACAAAAGTAGTAACAGCAACATCACTAAATGTGAGAAGTGGACCATCAACAAGTAATAGTGTAATAGCATCATTAAAACAAAATGATAAAGTAGAAGTAATATCAGAAAGTAATGGCTGGTCGAAAGTTAAGTTCAGCGTAAAAGAAGGATATGTATCAAGTACATATTTAAAAGACGCTGATGGTGGAAATACTGGTGGAGGAAGTGAAACTCCGAGTACGGCTAACACTAAAACGGTTTTAGCAACATCATTAAATGTGAGAAGTGGACCATCAACAAGTAATAGTGTAATAGGATCATTAAAACAAAATGATAAAGTAGAAGTAATATCAGAAAGTAATGGCTGGTCGAAAGTTAAGTTCAGCGGAAAAGAAGGATATGTATCAAGTATATACTTAAAAGATTCTGATAGTGGAAATACTGGTGGAGGAAGTGAAACTCCAAACCCAAGTAATAATAAAATAGTGACAGCAACATCACTAAATGTAAGAAGTGGACCAGCGACAAGCAACAGTGTAATAGGATCTCTAAGACAAAATGAAGTAGTAGAGGTAATATCAGAAAGTAATGGCTGGTCGAAAATTAAATTCAATGGAAAAGAAGGTTACGTATCAAGTGACTACTTAAAAGACTATAGTGGAGGAAGCACAGGTGGAGGAGGTAGCTCTGAGGTTGTAGATGGAGCGACAGTTAATAATACACCTGTAAGCTATACTTTAACACAACATATTAACCAACAAGTTACGAAAGGTAATGGAAATATGATCGCATCACGTGGGTTTGTACAAGCTAGTAGATCTGATATAGAACACTATATAAACCCAAGTAACTTTACAGGTAGTAAGAGTAGTATGTTACAATTTTTAAGATTAGATAGCTATAAAGGTGGAATAACTGCAAGTGAATTAAATGGATACTTAAATAGTTTAAGTCCTACATCAGGAGGCTCTAATGTTTTCTATAATCAAGGACAAGCATTTATAAATGCTGCGCAAAAACATAATATAGATTTAGTATACTTAGTAGGACATTCTATGCTAGAAACGGGTTATGGAAGATCTACTCTTGCACAAGGACAAGTTTTAACATCTTATCAAGGGAAACCACTACCTCAGCCTGTAAAAGTTTATAACTTCTTTGGAATTGGAGCATTTGATGGAACTGCAAATCTTTCGGGGGCTGAAGCTGCATATAAAAATGGATGGACAACAGTTGAAAAAACTATAGATGGTTCAGCTAAGTGGTTATCTTCAAATTATATACATAGTAGTAAATACGGACAAAATACTTTATATAAAATGAGATGGAGCTATGAAAATTTATGGCATCAATATGCCACAGATGTAAACTGGGCAAATGCTATATCAGGAGTAATGAATAAATTGGTAGGAATGTATGATACAACTAGCAATTTAGTTTATGAAGTTCCAGTTCATAAAAAATAA
- a CDS encoding peptidylprolyl isomerase — translation MDKEKKHISKKVWIITGVLAVGIGIAGFYLGKEKGRDLPATSRHYSENKVIATIGDTKIKEKELKNVMEPLFYMNGKTKMTDEEIDYYEQNMIDHIVTTETLYKDAVKNKFKLDKKTIDAQYSNYMATISKTFGLDEEAYLKQFGITKDEMRKSIEKEAVAAKYIEEKSQVTDKQVEDYYNKNKKDFNQISASHILINNTDENGKKLDDAKLKENKKLAEDILKQALEGGDFAQLAKKYSEDGSAQSGGDLGYFGKGDMVAEFEKAAFTLNNGEIYPKIVETQYGYHIIKKTGEKEMSFDDVKENLKEQLVVEKQNSLIDKLTKEYKVDVKK, via the coding sequence ATGGATAAAGAAAAAAAACATATAAGTAAAAAAGTATGGATAATTACAGGCGTTTTAGCAGTTGGCATAGGGATAGCAGGATTTTATCTTGGAAAAGAAAAAGGAAGAGATTTACCGGCAACTAGTAGGCATTATAGCGAAAATAAAGTTATAGCAACTATTGGAGACACAAAGATAAAGGAAAAAGAATTGAAAAATGTAATGGAACCTTTATTTTATATGAATGGAAAGACTAAAATGACTGATGAAGAAATAGATTATTATGAACAAAATATGATAGACCACATAGTGACGACAGAAACACTGTATAAAGATGCAGTTAAAAATAAATTTAAGTTAGACAAAAAAACAATTGATGCTCAGTACAGTAACTATATGGCTACTATATCTAAAACATTTGGTTTGGATGAAGAAGCTTATTTAAAACAATTCGGAATAACTAAAGATGAAATGAGAAAGTCTATAGAAAAAGAAGCCGTAGCTGCTAAATATATAGAAGAAAAAAGCCAGGTAACAGATAAACAGGTTGAAGATTACTACAACAAAAACAAAAAAGATTTTAACCAGATAAGTGCATCTCATATATTAATAAATAATACTGATGAAAATGGAAAAAAACTAGATGATGCTAAGTTAAAAGAAAATAAAAAGTTAGCTGAAGATATATTAAAACAAGCTTTAGAGGGAGGCGATTTTGCTCAATTAGCTAAGAAGTACTCTGAAGATGGAAGTGCTCAAAGTGGAGGTGACTTAGGTTACTTTGGAAAAGGTGATATGGTAGCTGAATTTGAAAAAGCTGCATTTACTTTAAATAATGGGGAAATATATCCGAAGATTGTTGAAACTCAATATGGATACCACATAATAAAGAAAACTGGAGAAAAAGAAATGTCTTTTGACGATGTTAAAGAAAATCTTAAAGAGCAACTAGTAGTAGAGAAACAAAACTCTTTAATTGATAAGTTAACAAAAGAATATAAAGTAGATGTTAAAAAATAA
- a CDS encoding ABC transporter ATP-binding protein, protein MLKEFIKYYKPYKKLFILDLIAAFAVALCDLVYPMITRNIMNEVVPNKDSRMLIVFAVTLLLIFIVKAGLNYFMQYWGHVVGVRMQADMRSYVFTHLQKLPNSYFNDNKSGVIMSRIINDLMEVSELAHHGPEDLFVSLVMLIGSFLILLGINVPLTLIIFAILPFIILYAVTQRKRMSKAFMDTRVKTGDVNATLENSIAGMRVTKSFCTEKEELEKFNESNDIFRHAREGAYKVMAEYFSGMFLFIDILNLVVLIVAGYFTYMNYINLGDFAAYLLYVNLFIQPIRKLINFTEQYQNGMTGFERFSEIINEETEKEAKNPIELKDVKGNIEIENVSFTYEDDNEVFKNLSLSVEAGKTVALVGPSGGGKTTLCNLIPRFFDFEEGDIKIDGISVKDVSLNSLRTNIGVVAQDVFLFTGTIKENIIIGKSGATDKEVIDACKKARIHDFIMTLPNGYDTYVGERGIKLSGGQKQRISIARIFLKNPPIMILDEATSALDNVTEQEIQKSLEELGKDRTNLVVAHRLSTIQSADEIIVLTQNGIEERGTHKELIEKGGVYSKLHRK, encoded by the coding sequence ATGTTAAAAGAATTTATAAAATATTACAAGCCATATAAAAAATTATTCATACTTGATTTGATAGCTGCATTTGCTGTAGCTTTATGTGACCTAGTTTATCCGATGATAACTAGAAATATAATGAATGAAGTTGTACCAAATAAGGATTCAAGGATGTTAATTGTATTTGCAGTTACATTACTATTAATATTTATAGTAAAAGCAGGATTAAATTATTTTATGCAGTACTGGGGACACGTTGTAGGTGTTAGAATGCAAGCTGATATGAGAAGTTATGTATTTACTCATTTACAAAAGCTTCCTAATTCATATTTCAATGATAATAAATCTGGGGTTATAATGTCTAGAATTATAAATGACCTTATGGAAGTTTCAGAATTAGCACATCATGGACCGGAAGATTTGTTTGTGTCATTAGTTATGTTAATAGGTTCATTCTTAATATTATTAGGAATAAATGTACCTCTTACATTAATTATTTTTGCGATATTGCCATTTATAATTTTGTATGCTGTAACTCAAAGAAAAAGAATGTCAAAAGCATTTATGGACACGAGAGTTAAAACAGGAGATGTAAATGCGACATTAGAAAATAGTATAGCAGGTATGAGAGTTACTAAATCATTCTGTACAGAAAAAGAAGAGTTAGAAAAGTTTAATGAGTCTAATGATATATTTAGACATGCTAGAGAAGGCGCATACAAAGTTATGGCAGAGTACTTCTCAGGAATGTTCTTATTTATAGATATATTAAACTTAGTTGTTTTAATAGTGGCTGGATACTTTACTTATATGAACTATATAAACTTAGGGGATTTTGCAGCATATCTTCTTTATGTAAATTTATTTATACAACCAATTAGAAAATTAATAAACTTTACAGAGCAATACCAAAATGGTATGACAGGATTTGAAAGATTTTCAGAAATTATAAATGAAGAAACTGAAAAAGAAGCTAAAAATCCTATAGAACTTAAAGATGTTAAAGGAAATATAGAAATAGAAAATGTTTCATTTACTTATGAAGATGACAATGAAGTATTTAAGAACTTAAGCTTATCTGTAGAAGCTGGTAAGACTGTAGCATTAGTTGGCCCATCTGGTGGAGGGAAAACTACTTTATGTAATCTTATACCTAGATTCTTTGATTTTGAAGAAGGAGATATAAAAATTGATGGAATTAGTGTAAAAGATGTTAGCTTAAATTCATTAAGAACAAATATAGGTGTAGTAGCTCAAGATGTATTTTTATTTACAGGTACAATAAAAGAAAATATAATAATCGGAAAGTCAGGTGCAACTGACAAAGAAGTTATAGATGCATGTAAAAAAGCTAGAATACATGATTTTATAATGACACTTCCAAACGGATATGATACTTACGTAGGGGAAAGAGGAATTAAGCTTTCAGGTGGTCAAAAGCAAAGAATATCTATAGCTAGAATATTCCTTAAAAATCCACCTATAATGATATTAGATGAAGCTACATCAGCTCTTGATAATGTAACAGAACAAGAAATACAAAAATCTTTAGAGGAATTAGGAAAAGATAGAACGAATTTAGTTGTAGCTCATAGGTTATCAACTATACAAAGTGCAGATGAAATAATAGTCTTAACTCAAAATGGAATAGAAGAAAGAGGAACTCACAAAGAATTAATTGAAAAAGGTGGAGTATACTCAAAACTTCATAGAAAATAA
- a CDS encoding cupin domain-containing protein, with translation MIKRPQELTEKKVKNLRDGRGTTTMYHLIEGKELKNKAKLISRLVLAPGSSIGVHDHTDDFEVYYIIKGEGRVLDDGFMQPIGSGDVVYTADGESHYLENTGDEELELIAIVIND, from the coding sequence ATGATAAAAAGACCACAGGAACTAACTGAAAAAAAAGTTAAAAACCTAAGGGATGGTAGAGGAACTACTACTATGTATCATTTGATTGAAGGAAAAGAATTAAAAAATAAGGCTAAGTTAATTTCAAGATTAGTTTTAGCACCAGGTTCATCTATAGGAGTTCATGATCATACAGATGATTTTGAAGTATATTATATAATTAAAGGTGAAGGTAGAGTGTTAGATGATGGATTTATGCAGCCAATTGGATCTGGAGATGTTGTTTACACAGCAGATGGAGAGTCACATTATCTAGAAAATACTGGTGATGAAGAATTAGAATTAATAGCAATAGTTATAAATGATTAA